A window of Chloroflexota bacterium genomic DNA:
AGAGCCGCCGAACGGCCGGGCCGATACGAGAGCAACCCACAGTCAGGCGGCGATGCCGGCGATCGACGCGTCGGGGTCATCTGGCACACCCAGGGTTCTGGCAAGAGCCTCACGATGGCCTTCTACGCGGGCCGGATCATCCTCGAACCCGCGATGGCGAACCCGACGGTCGTCGTGCTGACGGATCGCAACGACCTCGACGACCAGCTCTTCGGGACGTTCTCCCGCTGCCGCGACCTGCTCCGCCAGGATCCCGTTCAGGCCGTCGACCGGGCCGATCTGCGTGAGAAGCTCGCGGTAGGCTCGGGCGGCGTTGTCTTCAGCACGATCCAGAAGTTCTTCCCCGACGAGAAGGGCGACACCCACCCGGTGCTGTCTGATCGCCGCAACATCGTGGTGATCGCCGACGAGGCGCACCGGAGCCAGTACGATTTCATCGACGGCTTCGCCCGCCACCTCCGTGACGCGCTGCCCGGAGCGTCGTTCATCGGCTTCACTGGCACGCCGATCGAGCTCGCCGACGCGAACACGCGCTCGGTGTTCGGCGACTACATCAGCATCTACGACATCGAGCGCGCGGTCCGCGACGGAGCGACCGTCCCGATCTTCTACGAAGGCCGGCTCGCGAAGATCACCCTGCGCGAGGACGAGCGCCCGCGGATCGACCCCGCTTTCGAGGAAGTGACCGAGGGCGAGGAGGTCGACCGCAAGGAGCAGCTCAAGACGCGCTGGGCGCAACTCGAGGCGCTCGTCGGCTCCGAGCACCGCCTGCGCCTTGTCGCGCGGGATCTCGTCGCGCACTTTGAGGACCGTCTCGCGGCGATGGACGGCAAGGCGATGGTCGTCGCGATGAGTCGGCGGATCGCGGTCGACCTGTACCGCGAGATCGCGCTGCTGCGTCCGGACTGGGTCTTCGATGACGATGCCGGTGGCGCGCTCAAGGTCGTGATGACCGGCTCGGCGACCGATCCGCTCGATTGGCAGCCGCACATCCGCAACAAGGGCCGCCGGGAGGCGCTCGCCACACGGTTCCGTGACCCGACTGACCCGTTCCGGATGGTCATCGTCCGGGACATGTGGCTCACCGGGTTCGACGCGCCCTCGCTCCACACGATGTACCTCGACAAGCCGATGCGCGGCCACGGCCTCATGCAGGCGATCGCCCGGGTGAACCGGGTCTTCCGTGACAAGCCCGGCGGCCTCGTCGTCGATTACCTCGGGCTCGCCGACGAACTGCGCAAGGCGCTCGCGATCTACACCGAGAGCGGTGGAACCGGGCGGACGGCGATCGACCAGCGCGAGGCGGTCGCGCTAATGCTCGAGAAGTACGAGGTCTGCTGCGGGCTCTTCTACGGCTTCGATCACTCGAAGTGGGTGACCGGGACCGCGGAACAGCGACTTTCACTGTTGACCCTCGCGCAGGAGCACATCCTCGCCCAGGTGGACGGTAAGGCTCGTCTGCTCCAGTCGGTCACCGAGCTCTCGGCCGCATTCGCCCTTGCCGTGCCGGCGGACGAGGCGCTCGAGATCCGCGACGACGTCGGCTTCTTCCAGGCCGTCCGCGCCGTCCTCGCGAAGGGCATCGCCACCGAGCGCCGGAGTGATGAGGAGCTCGACCACGCGATCCGCCAGATCATCAGCCGCTCGGTCGCGTCCGACGAGGTCGTCGACATCTTCGCCGCTGCTGGCCTGCGGAAGCCCGACATCTCGATCCTCTCCGACGAGTTCCTCGCCGAAGTCCGGGGGCTCCCGCAGCGCAACGTCGCGGTCGAGCTCCTCCGCAAGCTGCTCGCCGGCGAGATCAAGGCGCGAGGGCGGCGGAATGTCGTGCAAGCACGGTCCTTCGCGGACCTCCTCGAGCAGGCGCTCCGCCGCTACCAGAACCGCGCGATCGAGACGGCACAGGTCATCGAGGAGCTGATCGCGCTTGCCAAGGACCTGCGTGCGGCGAACGCCCGCGGCGAGGCGCTGGGACTGACCGAGGATGAGCTCGCCTTCTACGACGCGCTCGGCACGAACGACAGCGCCGTCGCCGTGCTCGGCGAACCCGAGCTACTGGCGATCGCCCGGGAGCTGACCGAGCAGGTGCGCGCCAATGTGACGATCGACTGGACCGTACGGGAGAACGTGCGTGCTCAGCTACGCGTCCTCGTGAAGCGGATCCTGCGCAAGCACGGCTACCCGCCCGACAAGCAGGAGAAGGCGGCGCAACTCGTCCTCGAGCAGGCGGAAGCGTTGTCCGAGCTGTGGGCCGCGGCACCTCACGCTGCGGTGCCACGAAACCCAGAACGGTTCAGTTCTCTGACTTGAGCAAGGCGTGGACACGTAACGCGATCGGTTCGGCGCGAGGCGGACGTGGGCACGGAGACTCGCCCGAGCACCTAGCCGGCGGCGGTGTCGTCCATTGACTCGAACCACACAATAATGTAGGGTCTGAGCCATCAGGTGACACCTTGAGTTGCTCCGATCTTCCCGATTGGTACCTGCGCCATCGGCTGGCCGTCGTCGACCTGCGGTCGGCTGCGTGGCGCCATGCCCGGGCCGAGGTCGTACCGCCCGGCTACGCGCCGGATGAGTGCATGCGCCGGCTCGCCAGAGCCGGGCGCCTGCGGCGCGTGGGACGCGGCCTCTACGTCGTCGTCGACCCGGTGCGCGAGACTCCGGCCATCGCGATCGCCAGCGCGCTGTTCGCCGAGGTGCCGCACTACGTGACGACCGACGCTGCGCTTATCTTCCACGGCCTCATCGATCAGCCGATCCGGACCATCACCGTCGTGCTGTCCGGCACCCGGCGGGCGATCGACATCGGGCGAGCCGTCGTAGGGCCGGTGACCGTCAGCGTGGACCGGCTCCAAGCCGCCGACGCCTACGCGACGACCGCCGACGGCTTCACCGTCCGGCTGGCGAGTCGCGAGCAGGCGGTCATCGACGCCGTAGCCGAGCCCGCCTGGATGATGCATGGCGACCTGCTTGCGGAGGTGTTGGCCGTCTTCGCCGACGATGAGCTGGAGCGAACGGCGGTCGGTGCACTGGCCCGTTCGACCGCCGCCGCCCAACGCCTCGGGTACCTGCTCGAGGAGGCCGGACGTCAACCGCCGAAGCTGCTCGCGGAACTGCGGCCGCTGCGCGCCGTCCGCCTGCGGCCAAGAGACACGCGTCGCGGTCCGTACTCCACCCGCTGGCGGGTGTATGGCTGAGGCACGCCGGCGCGAATCGATCGCGGCCGACTATCAGGCCGCCCGCGAGGCGAGCGATGCGGCAGCGATGCGTCGCTTCCAGAACGAGGAGACCTGCCTCGTCCTGCTCGCCATCCTCGAGCGCCTCGCCGTCGAGC
This region includes:
- a CDS encoding type I restriction endonuclease subunit R; protein product: MTGSSFTESIVEEATLTWLGALGWSVLHGPEIAVGTPGAERSDPGYRDVILEARLRRSLTRLNPGLPPEAIDEAFRKLTRVALPTQLERNRALHRMLVDGVTVEHRRPDGSIAGAQARVIDFDRPAANDWLAVNQFTVVEAGHERRPDVVLFVNGLPLAVIELKNPADEAATIWTAFNQLGTYEAQIPALFGTNAVLVVSDGTQARIGALGAGREWFKPWRTIDGDGDAPANLPELRVLIEGVFEHRRFLDLVRHFIVFEDAVGGVLAKKIAGYHQFHAVNAAVEETLRAGAPAGQAHARAAERPGRYESNPQSGGDAGDRRVGVIWHTQGSGKSLTMAFYAGRIILEPAMANPTVVVLTDRNDLDDQLFGTFSRCRDLLRQDPVQAVDRADLREKLAVGSGGVVFSTIQKFFPDEKGDTHPVLSDRRNIVVIADEAHRSQYDFIDGFARHLRDALPGASFIGFTGTPIELADANTRSVFGDYISIYDIERAVRDGATVPIFYEGRLAKITLREDERPRIDPAFEEVTEGEEVDRKEQLKTRWAQLEALVGSEHRLRLVARDLVAHFEDRLAAMDGKAMVVAMSRRIAVDLYREIALLRPDWVFDDDAGGALKVVMTGSATDPLDWQPHIRNKGRREALATRFRDPTDPFRMVIVRDMWLTGFDAPSLHTMYLDKPMRGHGLMQAIARVNRVFRDKPGGLVVDYLGLADELRKALAIYTESGGTGRTAIDQREAVALMLEKYEVCCGLFYGFDHSKWVTGTAEQRLSLLTLAQEHILAQVDGKARLLQSVTELSAAFALAVPADEALEIRDDVGFFQAVRAVLAKGIATERRSDEELDHAIRQIISRSVASDEVVDIFAAAGLRKPDISILSDEFLAEVRGLPQRNVAVELLRKLLAGEIKARGRRNVVQARSFADLLEQALRRYQNRAIETAQVIEELIALAKDLRAANARGEALGLTEDELAFYDALGTNDSAVAVLGEPELLAIARELTEQVRANVTIDWTVRENVRAQLRVLVKRILRKHGYPPDKQEKAAQLVLEQAEALSELWAAAPHAAVPRNPERFSSLT